From a single Solanum dulcamara chromosome 4, daSolDulc1.2, whole genome shotgun sequence genomic region:
- the LOC129884194 gene encoding uncharacterized protein LOC129884194, with the protein MKESESILDFCSRLRAVVHQLRRYGEEVDDVRAVEKILHSLTPKFDYVLFVIEESKDLGSVTVEQLEVSLQANEEKMKRRKEESLEQLLKTQTSFKHLKGVKSYRGNGQRQGRGGCGCRGRGRSYINKFNNEDKSYQSFRGRGCGQQGGRGRGAYQGTYEMRYDKSKIECYNCQKLGHYSWEYHSNVEEKANLLDNTKDEDESTLLMTLKEKDTNNCSSWYLDNGVSNHICGHKDKFVEIKKTMKGNVPFGDTSKVQIEGIDTILISSKDCSHKLFN; encoded by the coding sequence atgaaagaatcAGAATCCATTTTGGATTTCTGTTCAAGATTGAGGGCCGTTGTGCATCAACTAAGAAGGTACGGGGAGGAAGTAGATGATGTGCGTGCGGTAGAAAAGATCCTTCACTCTTTAACACCTAAATTTGATTATGTGTTGTTTGTTATTGAGGAGTCTAAAGATTTAGGCTCTGTAACAGTAGAACAATTAGAAGTTTCTTTGCAAGCCAATGaagaaaagatgaaaaggaGAAAAGAAGAGTCACTAGAGCAACTTCTTAAAACTCAAACATCCTTTAAACATCTAAAAGGTGTAAAAAGTTATAGAGGAAATGGACAAAGGCAAGGCCGTGGCGGTTGTGGTTGTCGTGGAAGAGGAAGAAGCTATATTAACAAATTCAACAATGAAGATAAAAGCTATCAATCATTCAGAGGTCGTGGTTGTGGACAACAAGGAGGTAGAGGACGTGGAGCTTATCAAGGTACCTATGAAATGAGGTATGACAAATCTAAAATTGAGTGTTATAACTGTCAAAAACTTGGACATTATTCTTGGGAATATCATAGCAATGTTGAAGAGAAAGCTAACCTTCTCGACAACACCAAAGATGAAGATGAGTCAACACTGTTAATGACACTTAAAGAAAAAGATACAAATAATTGTAGTTCATGGTATCTGGACAATGGAGTAAGTAATCACATATGTGGACACAAAGACAAATTTGTGGAGATAAAGAAGACGATGAAAGGTAATGTGCCTTTTGGAGATACCTCAAAGGTCCAAATTGAAGGGATAGATACAATTTTGATATCTTCTAAAGATTGTAGCCATAAATTGTTTAATTAG